One segment of Paenibacillus rhizovicinus DNA contains the following:
- a CDS encoding RNA polymerase sigma factor, which produces MEPWTEFEEAVKPHLKHVRTYCGYLTSSKWEAEDLLQETLLRAFKYYRDTGLLRHPRSLLYKIARNLQIDAHRRRHSTTVPLDEALLQPHHDPDYISVRGILEWMSEHLSERETEMLLMAEVFDYTYQDIADVLHCTVPAVKMVLHRSKNALRKRGRPQDGASAAKRGRSANRKGAPNPFTLERWTTSLMTGER; this is translated from the coding sequence ATGGAACCGTGGACCGAGTTTGAAGAAGCCGTGAAGCCGCATTTGAAACATGTGCGCACGTATTGCGGCTATTTGACGTCTTCGAAATGGGAGGCGGAGGATTTGCTGCAGGAGACGCTTCTTCGGGCGTTCAAGTATTACCGGGATACGGGTTTGCTGCGCCATCCCCGTTCATTGCTCTATAAGATCGCCCGAAATTTGCAAATCGACGCGCACCGCAGGCGGCACAGCACGACTGTCCCGCTCGATGAAGCGCTGCTGCAGCCGCATCATGATCCCGATTATATCTCCGTCCGGGGAATCTTGGAGTGGATGTCGGAGCATCTGTCCGAACGGGAGACGGAGATGCTGCTCATGGCGGAAGTGTTCGACTACACGTATCAAGATATCGCCGACGTGCTGCATTGCACCGTTCCGGCTGTCAAAATGGTGCTGCACCGTTCGAAGAACGCGCTCCGCAAACGCGGCCGTCCGCAGGATGGCGCAAGCGCGGCGAAGCGGGGCAGATCGGCGAACCGCAAAGGCGCGCCGAATCCCTTTACGCTGGAGCGCTGGACGACGTCATTGATGACGGGCGAACGGTAA
- a CDS encoding alpha-amylase family protein, translated as MRFRQVHLDFHTSEAIGQIGSRFSKEQFQSMLRKGHVDSITVFSKCHHGWAYHPSEANEIHPELKFDLLAAMINAAHEIGVNTPVYISAGLDEKITRRHPEWLIRGKNESTTWAGDFMSPGYHRLCMNTPYLDILVAQIEEVVQNYDTNGIFLDIVGVVPCYCQACVASIRAEGGDPRDDDAMLALWERTYANYAARTNEAVHKHNPGLPVFHNGGHIRRGRRDLAHFNTHLELESLPTGGWGYDHFPMSARYVQTLGMDYLGMTGKFHTTWGEFGGYKHPNALRYETALSLANGARCSIGDQLHPAGVMDEATYALIGAAYSEVEAKEAWCSDVEAAADIALLTIEALHPEKEELHGLAKGSSDAGAVRMLLEGKFLFDVVDREADFASYKVLLLPDRAIVDDRLQAKIDSFLASGGKLLASGESGLKAGSGAQGGSGGSAASSAGASGESDPLGGFAWDLGAAYLGRSAYKPSYFRPDFSVAGLPPASFIMYADGQEVELSDGGQPLGTRENSYFNRDIFTFCSHQHTPNTGQPAGPGMTEGKDGIYIAWNVFEDYASKGSLALKETVLYALNRLLPEKTLATSLPAQGIVTLQKQESHNRWVQHLLYAAPVTRGENIQIIEDLTPLYNTAVTVRADRPVKAVYLAPSGEALPFEQSGGAVSYAVPEFTCHAMVVLQF; from the coding sequence ATGCGTTTCCGCCAGGTCCATCTTGATTTTCATACGTCCGAGGCGATCGGCCAGATCGGCAGCCGGTTCTCCAAGGAACAGTTTCAAAGCATGCTGCGCAAAGGCCATGTCGATTCCATTACCGTATTCTCCAAATGCCATCACGGCTGGGCCTACCACCCTTCCGAAGCCAATGAAATCCATCCCGAACTGAAATTCGACCTGCTCGCCGCGATGATCAATGCCGCGCACGAGATCGGCGTCAACACGCCCGTCTACATCTCCGCGGGACTCGACGAGAAAATCACCCGCCGTCATCCGGAATGGCTGATCCGCGGCAAGAACGAAAGCACGACATGGGCGGGCGACTTCATGTCCCCGGGCTACCACCGGCTTTGCATGAACACGCCGTATCTGGATATCCTCGTCGCGCAGATCGAAGAGGTCGTGCAGAATTACGATACGAACGGCATTTTCCTCGATATCGTCGGCGTCGTTCCTTGCTATTGCCAAGCCTGCGTCGCCTCCATCCGCGCCGAAGGCGGCGATCCTCGCGACGACGACGCGATGCTTGCGCTGTGGGAGCGGACGTATGCCAACTACGCCGCGCGGACGAATGAAGCGGTGCATAAACACAACCCGGGTCTGCCCGTCTTCCATAACGGCGGGCATATCCGCCGCGGCCGGCGCGACCTGGCGCATTTCAACACCCATCTGGAGCTGGAATCGCTGCCGACGGGAGGCTGGGGCTACGATCATTTCCCGATGTCGGCGCGCTACGTGCAGACGCTCGGCATGGACTACCTCGGCATGACGGGCAAGTTCCATACTACCTGGGGCGAATTCGGGGGCTATAAGCATCCCAACGCGCTCCGCTACGAGACGGCGCTCAGCCTCGCGAACGGCGCCCGCTGCTCGATCGGCGACCAGCTCCATCCGGCGGGCGTCATGGACGAAGCGACCTATGCCCTGATCGGCGCGGCGTACAGCGAAGTGGAAGCGAAGGAAGCATGGTGCAGCGACGTCGAAGCCGCGGCGGACATCGCCCTGCTGACGATCGAAGCGCTCCATCCGGAGAAGGAAGAGCTTCACGGCCTGGCAAAAGGCAGCTCCGACGCCGGCGCCGTCCGCATGCTGCTGGAAGGCAAGTTCCTGTTCGATGTCGTGGATCGGGAAGCGGATTTCGCCAGCTACAAAGTATTGCTCCTGCCGGACCGCGCGATCGTCGACGACCGCCTGCAAGCGAAGATCGACAGCTTCCTCGCATCCGGCGGCAAGCTGCTCGCATCCGGCGAATCCGGCCTCAAGGCAGGCAGCGGCGCCCAAGGCGGCTCCGGCGGATCTGCTGCAAGCAGCGCTGGTGCTTCCGGCGAATCCGATCCGCTCGGCGGTTTTGCCTGGGATCTCGGCGCCGCGTATCTCGGCCGCTCCGCGTACAAGCCGAGCTACTTCCGGCCGGACTTCTCCGTCGCCGGCTTGCCTCCGGCATCGTTCATCATGTACGCGGATGGCCAGGAAGTGGAGCTGAGCGATGGCGGCCAACCGCTCGGAACGCGCGAAAATTCGTATTTCAACCGCGACATCTTCACGTTCTGCTCGCATCAGCATACGCCCAACACCGGCCAACCCGCGGGCCCGGGCATGACGGAAGGCAAAGACGGCATCTACATTGCCTGGAACGTCTTCGAGGACTACGCGTCCAAGGGCAGCCTCGCGCTGAAGGAAACCGTCCTCTATGCGCTGAACCGCCTGCTGCCGGAAAAGACGCTGGCGACATCGCTGCCCGCGCAGGGCATCGTTACGCTGCAGAAACAGGAAAGCCATAATCGCTGGGTGCAGCATTTGCTGTACGCAGCCCCGGTCACGCGCGGCGAAAACATCCAAATCATCGAGGATCTAACGCCGCTGTACAACACAGCGGTCACCGTGCGTGCGGATCGGCCGGTGAAGGCCGTTTATCTGGCGCCAAGCGGCGAGGCGCTTCCGTTCGAGCAATCGGGCGGCGCGGTCAGCTACGCCGTGCCGGAATTCACGTGCCATGCCATGGTCGTGCTGCAATTCTAA
- a CDS encoding SDR family oxidoreductase, with translation MKHQPLAGRIAVVAGATRGAGRGIAVQLGKAGATVYVTGRSSKLGLSDMGRRETIEETAALVTEAGGRGIAVRTDFTVEADVRALFQQVDEEQDGRLDVLVNDIWGGDPLTVWGQPFWEHSLHNGLLVQQRGVQTHMMASYYAAPLMVSRRSGLIIEITDGYDYRYRGNLYYSLAKISVIHLAQAMAADLAPHNVTALALTPGFLRSEAMLDHFGVTEENWREGAAKDVHFLQSETPAYVGQAAAALAADPNVQAKSGKALTSWDLAEEYGYADADGSRPHWGRYAAEHGF, from the coding sequence ATGAAGCATCAACCATTAGCCGGCCGCATTGCCGTCGTTGCCGGCGCTACCCGCGGTGCCGGACGCGGAATCGCGGTTCAATTGGGCAAGGCGGGCGCGACCGTATACGTGACCGGAAGAAGCTCGAAGCTCGGCTTGTCGGATATGGGCAGACGCGAGACGATCGAGGAAACGGCGGCGCTCGTCACGGAGGCAGGCGGCCGCGGCATTGCCGTGCGGACCGATTTCACCGTGGAAGCGGACGTCCGCGCGTTGTTTCAACAAGTGGACGAGGAGCAGGATGGCCGGCTGGATGTGCTGGTGAACGATATTTGGGGCGGCGATCCGCTCACCGTGTGGGGCCAGCCGTTCTGGGAGCATTCGCTCCATAACGGGCTGCTTGTGCAGCAGCGCGGCGTGCAGACGCATATGATGGCCAGCTATTATGCCGCGCCGCTCATGGTAAGCCGGCGGTCAGGACTTATTATTGAAATTACGGACGGCTACGATTACCGGTACCGCGGCAATTTGTATTACAGCCTGGCGAAGATCTCCGTCATTCACTTGGCGCAGGCCATGGCGGCGGACCTGGCGCCGCATAACGTGACCGCGCTGGCGCTGACGCCCGGCTTCCTCCGTTCCGAAGCCATGCTGGACCACTTCGGCGTCACGGAAGAGAACTGGCGCGAAGGCGCCGCGAAAGACGTGCATTTCCTGCAGTCGGAGACGCCTGCGTATGTCGGCCAAGCGGCAGCGGCGCTTGCCGCGGATCCGAACGTGCAGGCCAAATCGGGCAAGGCGCTGACCTCATGGGATCTGGCCGAGGAGTACGGGTACGCCGATGCCGACGGCAGCCGTCCTCACTGGGGACGTTATGCGGCCGAGCACGGCTTCTAG
- a CDS encoding alpha-N-arabinofuranosidase produces the protein MINRAIINADRPIGSIDRNIYGHFAEHLGRCIYEGIWVGEDSEIPNTQGIRNDVLQALQGLNIPVLRWPGGCFADEYHWKDGIGPRESRKRMVNTNWGGVVENNHFGTHEFLLLCELLGCEPYINGNVGSGTVQEMQEWVEYMTFEGESPMAALRAAGGREKPWKINYFGVGNENWGCGGNMRPEYYADEYRRYQTYVRNYGDNKITRIACGASDFNYNWTEVLMREAAPYMDALTLHYYTVPFVWAAKGSATDFDEKTWFETLRKSLVMDELIAKHKTIMDKYDPGKRISLIVDEWGTWYDVEPGTNPGFLYQQNTMRDALVAAATLHIFHKHSDRVRMANIAQTVNVLQAVVLTEGGKMTVTPTYHVFEMFKVHHDAELLDLVFESAPYAYDGAEIPQTSISASRGQDGSMHISLCNLSHDADAVLSFELRGLAANDAPIAGTLLQGDVLNAHNTVEQPDRVQPVPFSGAERLADGTIQVVLPPASVAVLRIG, from the coding sequence ATGATTAACCGCGCCATCATTAACGCCGATCGTCCGATCGGCAGCATCGACCGCAACATTTACGGCCATTTCGCCGAGCATTTGGGACGTTGTATATACGAAGGGATCTGGGTAGGCGAGGATTCCGAGATTCCCAATACGCAAGGCATTCGCAACGACGTTCTGCAAGCGCTTCAAGGACTGAATATTCCGGTGCTGCGCTGGCCGGGCGGCTGCTTCGCCGACGAGTACCACTGGAAGGACGGCATCGGTCCGCGGGAATCGCGCAAACGGATGGTGAACACGAATTGGGGCGGCGTCGTCGAGAACAATCATTTCGGCACGCACGAGTTCCTGCTTCTGTGCGAGCTGCTCGGCTGCGAGCCGTACATCAACGGCAATGTCGGCAGCGGCACGGTGCAGGAAATGCAGGAATGGGTGGAATACATGACGTTCGAGGGCGAATCGCCGATGGCGGCGCTTCGTGCGGCCGGGGGACGCGAGAAACCGTGGAAGATCAACTATTTCGGCGTCGGTAACGAGAACTGGGGCTGCGGCGGCAACATGCGTCCGGAGTATTATGCGGACGAGTACCGCCGCTACCAGACGTACGTGCGCAATTACGGCGATAACAAGATTACGAGAATCGCGTGCGGAGCGAGCGATTTCAACTATAACTGGACGGAAGTGCTCATGCGCGAAGCCGCGCCGTATATGGACGCGCTGACGCTGCACTATTATACGGTTCCATTCGTGTGGGCCGCGAAAGGCTCGGCAACGGATTTTGACGAGAAGACGTGGTTCGAGACGCTGCGCAAATCGCTCGTGATGGACGAGCTGATCGCGAAGCACAAGACGATCATGGACAAATACGATCCCGGCAAACGGATCAGCCTGATCGTTGACGAATGGGGCACCTGGTACGACGTCGAGCCGGGCACGAACCCGGGCTTCTTATACCAGCAGAACACGATGCGGGACGCGCTCGTTGCCGCCGCGACGCTGCATATTTTCCACAAGCACAGCGACCGGGTGCGGATGGCGAACATCGCCCAGACGGTGAACGTGCTGCAAGCCGTCGTGCTGACGGAAGGCGGGAAAATGACGGTCACGCCGACGTACCATGTGTTCGAGATGTTCAAAGTGCATCATGACGCGGAGCTGCTGGACTTGGTCTTCGAATCCGCGCCGTATGCCTATGACGGGGCGGAAATTCCGCAGACGAGCATTTCGGCTTCGCGCGGTCAAGACGGCAGCATGCATATCAGCTTGTGCAACCTGAGCCACGATGCGGATGCGGTGCTGTCCTTCGAGCTTCGCGGACTGGCGGCGAACGATGCGCCGATCGCCGGAACGCTGCTGCAAGGCGACGTGCTGAACGCGCATAACACGGTGGAACAACCGGATCGCGTCCAGCCGGTACCGTTCTCGGGGGCGGAACGTCTGGCGGACGGCACGATCCAGGTCGTTCTCCCGCCGGCATCCGTAGCCGTGCTGCGCATCGGTTAA
- a CDS encoding helix-turn-helix transcriptional regulator — protein sequence MTRLDCLELRIPPLPQLLMIGHAVWPHGLQHFKRSFSVYDMLYVVRGRFYMTEDDTAYELERGDLLILEPGRTHFGQRPVTEPTELYWVHFSHPHPPVTKGHEAIMWSTLLGKGTDKDLTPVDQYMYLPKHANIDPALLVPLLDEMTELHETLTLRNSLRLNVLVGELFERLQSTISGGLNSRPYQISERAVHYLKAHMLEPFDAEAMAGALHYNFDYLSRCLKKFTGMSPLQYMHHLQMNRAVTLLLTTDLSVQEVGEQAGQPNGNYFIRLFHKHMGASPGAYRAMHRARA from the coding sequence GTGACGAGGTTGGATTGTTTGGAGCTGCGCATTCCGCCGCTTCCCCAGCTGCTCATGATCGGACATGCCGTATGGCCGCATGGCCTGCAGCATTTCAAGCGGTCGTTCAGCGTGTACGATATGCTGTACGTCGTTCGCGGACGGTTTTATATGACGGAGGACGATACGGCTTACGAATTGGAACGGGGAGACCTGCTTATTTTGGAACCGGGGCGGACGCATTTCGGGCAGCGGCCGGTGACGGAGCCGACGGAGCTGTACTGGGTGCATTTCAGCCATCCCCATCCGCCGGTGACGAAGGGGCACGAAGCGATCATGTGGTCGACGCTGCTGGGCAAAGGGACCGACAAGGACCTGACGCCGGTGGATCAATACATGTACCTGCCGAAGCATGCCAATATCGATCCCGCGCTGCTCGTGCCGCTGCTGGACGAGATGACGGAGCTTCACGAAACGCTGACCTTGCGCAACTCGCTGCGGCTCAACGTGCTCGTCGGCGAGCTGTTCGAGCGGCTGCAATCGACGATCAGCGGCGGCTTGAACAGCCGGCCGTACCAAATTTCGGAGCGGGCCGTGCATTACTTGAAGGCGCATATGCTGGAACCGTTCGATGCTGAAGCGATGGCCGGCGCGCTGCATTACAACTTCGATTACCTCTCCCGCTGCCTCAAAAAATTCACCGGCATGAGTCCGCTCCAGTATATGCATCACCTGCAAATGAACCGTGCCGTCACGCTGTTGCTGACGACGGACCTGTCGGTTCAGGAGGTGGGGGAGCAGGCGGGCCAGCCGAACGGGAACTATTTTATCCGGCTGTTCCATAAGCATATGGGAGCGTCGCCGGGAGCTTACCGGGCCATGCATCGGGCCAGAGCGTAA
- a CDS encoding copper amine oxidase N-terminal domain-containing protein, translating into MKMKRWIGLALTLVMAITMFAGTTSAASISTDIKVKLNGEWVIFPSPPVLLNGKTFVEFRTLFTKLGYSIDYNATTKTINAKSASRSIQMTPTGTSALVDGAKVPVNGEMKLLNGRTMVGVRFIATLSDKNVDWDGAKKTVTITDKGPTAAQQAELFAVLNGLATAEDKQDADAFMALIHSQMPLKKQLEANIRAQYAKLHTQTIYKEMSIDTYSSTEAVVYTLEQNKKISGDGFFPESEYEMYYTLRKDTNGKWAVYDIELDSTRVIDEDGMWAQEITVPDADKTALLGAVNAQVAAMNAKDLAAYKATLDPNDDGFDDDADTLEQIFSDDTFIFKATVDRTAIVELSDDSATVLVSFQYEFGPNDEEPMKYAAVSEYQLVKQDGKWLITPGSNENELISDDLE; encoded by the coding sequence ATGAAGATGAAACGTTGGATCGGACTGGCTTTAACGCTTGTCATGGCGATAACGATGTTCGCGGGAACGACTTCCGCAGCGAGCATAAGCACGGACATTAAAGTAAAACTCAACGGAGAGTGGGTTATTTTCCCGTCTCCGCCCGTATTGTTGAACGGCAAAACCTTCGTGGAATTCCGCACGCTCTTTACGAAGCTGGGCTATTCCATCGATTACAACGCAACAACGAAGACGATCAATGCGAAGTCGGCTTCCCGCAGCATCCAAATGACGCCGACAGGCACGAGCGCGCTCGTTGACGGAGCGAAAGTGCCGGTTAACGGCGAGATGAAGCTGCTGAACGGCCGCACGATGGTGGGCGTTCGTTTCATTGCAACGCTGTCCGATAAGAACGTCGACTGGGACGGCGCGAAGAAAACCGTTACGATTACGGACAAAGGCCCAACAGCCGCGCAGCAAGCCGAACTGTTCGCGGTATTGAACGGCCTGGCGACTGCCGAGGACAAACAGGATGCCGACGCCTTCATGGCGCTGATCCATTCCCAGATGCCGCTGAAGAAACAGCTGGAGGCGAATATTCGCGCACAGTACGCGAAGCTCCACACCCAGACGATCTACAAGGAAATGTCGATCGATACCTACTCGTCGACGGAAGCCGTCGTCTACACGCTGGAACAAAACAAGAAGATCAGCGGCGACGGTTTCTTCCCGGAATCCGAGTATGAGATGTACTATACGCTGCGCAAAGACACGAACGGCAAATGGGCCGTTTACGATATCGAACTGGACAGCACGCGAGTGATCGACGAGGACGGCATGTGGGCACAGGAAATCACGGTTCCCGATGCGGATAAGACAGCGCTGCTGGGCGCGGTGAACGCGCAGGTTGCCGCAATGAACGCCAAGGACCTTGCTGCCTACAAAGCAACGCTCGATCCCAACGATGACGGATTCGACGACGATGCGGACACGCTGGAACAGATTTTCAGCGACGATACCTTCATATTCAAAGCAACGGTCGACCGCACCGCGATTGTCGAGCTGAGCGACGATAGCGCGACCGTGCTGGTGTCTTTCCAGTACGAGTTCGGCCCGAACGACGAAGAACCGATGAAATACGCCGCCGTTTCGGAATACCAGCTGGTGAAACAAGACGGGAAATGGCTCATCACGCCAGGATCGAACGAGAACGAATTGATTAGCGACGATCTCGAATAG
- a CDS encoding protein phosphatase 2C domain-containing protein: protein MQAIVRSAQGVGAWNEDALVCDERRGLYGVIDGATSFAPYRGPGGETGGYLAAQGIAAACRDDASAGKPLPEMLLQANARLREAMDAAGIAPHVPEELWSACAAFVRIGPSWIEFAQLGDCMLAVYYADGTIRIVTHDQLAHVDDRSKAVWFEGIAAGLTAPADLREHTMGQLIAGRALANRPGGYGVLNGDPACADYLEFGRISSSNAAALLLFSDGLYIPKPPGVSDKDSAAEIAALVRDMGLDRYLEWLTDLENTDPDCTLYPRMKKSDDKTAIWIELT from the coding sequence ATGCAAGCAATAGTCCGATCGGCGCAAGGCGTCGGCGCATGGAACGAGGATGCCCTCGTATGCGACGAGCGGCGCGGGTTATACGGGGTCATTGATGGAGCGACGTCTTTCGCTCCGTATCGCGGGCCGGGTGGAGAAACAGGAGGCTATTTGGCCGCCCAAGGCATCGCCGCTGCCTGCCGCGACGACGCGTCGGCCGGAAAGCCGCTGCCGGAGATGCTGCTGCAGGCGAACGCGCGTCTTCGCGAGGCAATGGATGCGGCAGGCATAGCACCGCATGTGCCGGAAGAACTTTGGAGCGCCTGCGCCGCGTTCGTGCGCATCGGCCCGTCGTGGATCGAATTCGCGCAGCTGGGCGACTGCATGCTGGCCGTCTATTACGCCGACGGCACGATCCGCATCGTGACGCATGATCAGCTGGCGCACGTGGACGACCGCAGCAAGGCGGTCTGGTTCGAGGGCATCGCCGCCGGCTTGACCGCTCCGGCCGACCTGAGGGAGCACACCATGGGACAACTCATTGCCGGCCGGGCGCTCGCGAACCGTCCCGGCGGTTACGGCGTGCTGAACGGGGACCCCGCGTGCGCGGACTACTTGGAATTCGGCCGGATCAGCTCGTCGAACGCCGCCGCGCTGCTGCTGTTCTCGGACGGCTTGTACATCCCGAAGCCGCCCGGCGTGTCCGACAAAGACAGCGCGGCCGAAATCGCCGCGCTCGTCAGGGATATGGGTTTGGACCGATATCTGGAATGGCTTACGGATCTGGAGAATACGGACCCCGATTGCACGCTTTATCCGCGCATGAAGAAGTCCGACGATAAAACGGCGATCTGGATCGAGCTGACCTAG
- a CDS encoding phosphatase PAP2 family protein encodes MWIILLLLAVAGFQGLSMLVSRNRLAHFDASIIDAVQGWENDTLTAIAKVLAKVGSSAVIIPALLVLAVVLYIVLKHRKELVLLIGGMLGSTLLNDALKPIYRRARPDIHRIVEEQGYSYPSGQSMAAFTFYFLVTYLLWRHLPNRGWRIALLAFSFMMIVSIGLSRVYLGVHYPSDVLAGYWVSACWVTLCIRLFRQWAPLRR; translated from the coding sequence ATGTGGATCATCTTATTATTGCTTGCGGTTGCGGGATTTCAGGGGCTGTCGATGCTCGTCTCGCGCAACAGGCTGGCGCATTTTGACGCTTCGATCATCGATGCGGTGCAAGGCTGGGAGAACGATACGCTGACCGCGATTGCCAAGGTACTGGCCAAGGTCGGTTCGTCGGCGGTCATCATACCGGCGCTGCTCGTCCTTGCCGTTGTGCTCTATATCGTGCTGAAGCATCGCAAGGAACTCGTCCTGCTTATCGGGGGCATGCTCGGCTCGACGCTGCTGAACGATGCGCTGAAGCCGATCTACCGGCGCGCGCGTCCGGACATTCACCGGATCGTCGAGGAGCAGGGCTACAGTTACCCGAGCGGTCAATCGATGGCGGCGTTCACGTTTTATTTTCTCGTTACCTATCTGCTTTGGAGGCATCTGCCGAATCGGGGATGGAGGATCGCGCTGCTGGCATTCAGTTTCATGATGATCGTAAGCATCGGCCTCAGCCGCGTTTATCTCGGCGTTCATTACCCGTCCGATGTTCTCGCCGGCTACTGGGTCAGCGCGTGCTGGGTGACGCTGTGCATCCGGTTGTTCCGGCAATGGGCGCCCCTGCGGCGATAA
- a CDS encoding phytanoyl-CoA dioxygenase family protein, protein MNIQEMLVSLGVHEQTLSETEKQTLSERGFIVFERLIGEEQLEALRERYEALMAKSAGTIAHQREAGTRRLFDLENQGPEFDAMYVMPKVLAAVWHLLGRDFRFVTLNGRDAVPGEGLQALHSDWPSGPDGRLNAVTCLVMLDDFTPTNGATRVVPGTHRSGVNPAYDWPKGKAQEAHPDEVLVLAPAGSVAVMSSHLWHGGTQNRTDGTRRALHPFYMGREQKQSGAHLDTRDYIRVKTYKRLSPAARYLLNVEWDSI, encoded by the coding sequence ATGAATATTCAGGAGATGCTTGTCTCGCTCGGGGTACACGAGCAGACATTGAGCGAAACGGAGAAGCAAACGCTGAGCGAGCGGGGATTTATCGTCTTCGAAAGATTGATCGGCGAAGAACAGCTTGAAGCGCTGAGGGAGAGGTATGAGGCGCTCATGGCGAAATCGGCGGGAACGATTGCCCACCAGCGGGAAGCCGGAACGCGCCGGTTGTTCGATCTCGAGAATCAAGGTCCGGAATTCGACGCCATGTATGTCATGCCCAAGGTGCTTGCCGCCGTCTGGCATCTGCTCGGCCGCGATTTCCGGTTCGTTACGCTGAATGGCCGCGACGCCGTTCCCGGAGAAGGACTGCAAGCGCTGCACAGCGACTGGCCGTCGGGTCCGGACGGGCGGCTTAATGCGGTCACCTGCCTCGTCATGCTGGACGACTTCACTCCGACCAACGGCGCGACGCGCGTCGTGCCCGGCACACACCGGAGCGGCGTCAATCCCGCCTACGATTGGCCGAAAGGCAAGGCGCAGGAGGCGCATCCGGACGAAGTGCTCGTGCTCGCTCCCGCCGGATCGGTCGCCGTCATGTCCAGCCACCTGTGGCACGGCGGCACGCAGAACAGGACGGACGGTACGCGCAGGGCGCTGCATCCGTTCTACATGGGGAGAGAGCAGAAGCAGTCGGGCGCGCATCTGGATACGCGGGATTATATTCGAGTTAAAACATACAAGCGCCTCTCGCCCGCTGCGCGGTATCTGTTGAACGTGGAGTGGGATTCGATCTGA
- a CDS encoding HD-GYP domain-containing protein has product MRQYLGKITKHDVVNTFGVTILPAGITLQEEHLILLEKHGIDDVSVFLDVVLSNPNPNRVETPRQAVEKLTERARSMYASIKDTGQIPLKELEAEIVPAVKNIANDPSMFKLFEAVKAQGDYTYEHNIGVGVISTMIGKWMNFSDDDLTALTLAATLHDIGKVKIPEEILNKPGKLTPEEFELVKKHTIYGYDLLKKTEGISYRAALVALQHHEREDGRGYPLGLTSDKIDVFSKIVGVADIFHAMSSDRPYHKALPFYEVVRQLRDGFFGQLDPGIVHVFLENITTKLIGQQVMLTDERIGEIVFINPHDSEAPLIKVGEEFVDLSSNRQIQIKRIIGF; this is encoded by the coding sequence ATGCGACAATATTTAGGGAAAATCACAAAGCACGACGTGGTAAACACTTTTGGCGTCACCATCCTTCCAGCTGGCATTACGCTTCAGGAAGAGCATTTGATTCTGCTGGAAAAGCACGGTATCGACGACGTATCCGTCTTCCTCGACGTTGTCCTGTCTAATCCTAATCCGAACAGAGTCGAGACGCCTCGCCAAGCAGTCGAGAAACTGACGGAACGCGCCAGAAGCATGTATGCCTCCATTAAAGACACAGGACAAATCCCGTTAAAAGAGCTCGAGGCGGAGATCGTTCCGGCCGTTAAGAACATTGCGAACGATCCGAGCATGTTCAAGCTGTTCGAAGCCGTCAAGGCCCAAGGAGACTATACGTACGAGCACAATATCGGCGTCGGCGTTATCTCCACCATGATCGGCAAATGGATGAATTTCAGCGACGACGACTTGACAGCGCTTACTCTCGCCGCAACGCTGCACGACATCGGCAAAGTGAAAATCCCCGAGGAGATCTTGAACAAGCCGGGCAAGCTGACGCCCGAAGAGTTCGAGCTGGTGAAGAAACATACGATCTACGGTTACGATTTGCTGAAGAAAACCGAAGGCATCAGCTATCGCGCGGCGCTGGTGGCGCTGCAGCATCATGAGCGCGAGGACGGAAGAGGCTACCCGCTCGGACTGACTTCGGACAAGATCGACGTGTTCAGCAAAATCGTCGGGGTGGCTGATATTTTCCATGCGATGTCGTCGGATCGTCCTTACCATAAAGCACTGCCGTTCTACGAAGTCGTCCGCCAGCTGCGCGATGGTTTCTTCGGACAGCTGGATCCGGGAATCGTGCATGTGTTTCTCGAGAACATCACGACGAAACTGATCGGCCAGCAAGTGATGCTGACCGACGAGCGGATCGGCGAAATCGTATTCATTAATCCGCATGACAGCGAAGCGCCGCTCATCAAAGTCGGTGAAGAGTTCGTCGATCTCTCCAGCAATCGGCAAATTCAAATCAAACGAATCATCGGATTCTAG